One window of Dehalobacterium formicoaceticum genomic DNA carries:
- a CDS encoding DUF4314 domain-containing protein: MFMDHKQVQRIKDQYPQGTRIRLIGMDDPYAPILPGTEGTVNVVDDIGTLHCTFDNGRTLGVIPGEDSFSVISRPEQPELQESESEQFGMKME; encoded by the coding sequence ATGTTTATGGACCACAAGCAGGTACAACGTATCAAGGACCAATACCCGCAGGGAACCCGCATCCGTTTGATTGGAATGGATGACCCCTATGCCCCCATTCTGCCCGGTACGGAGGGAACGGTGAATGTTGTGGATGACATTGGAACGCTTCACTGTACATTTGACAACGGGCGCACTCTCGGCGTCATTCCAGGCGAGGACAGCTTTTCCGTGATCTCGCGTCCGGAGCAGCCTGAATTGCAGGAAAGCGAATCCGAGCAGTTCGGCATGAAGATGGAATGA
- a CDS encoding metallophosphoesterase family protein → MIYITGDTHGNFRRFEKEYFPAGQSLCREDYIIVCGDFGIWDETPQSNRDLDWLNDQPFTTLFIDGNHENFDLLNRFPAMKWRGGDVHQVREHILHLMRGQVFEIGGMTFLTMGGAASHDISAGILEPDEPDFLYRKQVLDRHRALYRINHISWWKEELPCDEEYETALKNLESAGWRVDCILTHCAPDSIAAQVCHPYKPDRLTGFLETVKRRCSFDYWFFGHHHDNRTIEGRFILQWEQMVEIQ, encoded by the coding sequence ATGATTTATATTACAGGAGATACCCACGGTAATTTCCGCAGGTTTGAAAAGGAATACTTTCCCGCAGGACAGAGCCTGTGCCGGGAGGATTATATTATTGTCTGCGGCGATTTTGGGATATGGGATGAAACACCCCAATCGAACCGGGATCTGGACTGGCTGAATGACCAGCCGTTCACCACGCTGTTTATAGACGGCAACCACGAAAACTTTGACCTGCTGAACCGTTTTCCGGCCATGAAATGGAGAGGCGGCGATGTCCATCAGGTGCGGGAGCATATCCTGCACCTGATGCGCGGGCAGGTCTTTGAGATCGGCGGGATGACCTTTCTTACAATGGGCGGCGCCGCCTCCCACGATATCAGCGCAGGCATACTGGAGCCGGATGAACCCGACTTCCTGTATCGCAAGCAGGTGCTAGACAGGCACAGGGCGCTGTACCGTATCAACCATATTTCATGGTGGAAAGAGGAACTGCCCTGCGATGAGGAATATGAAACGGCCCTGAAGAATCTGGAGAGCGCCGGCTGGCGTGTGGATTGCATCCTGACTCACTGCGCTCCCGATAGCATTGCGGCACAGGTATGCCATCCCTACAAGCCGGACCGTCTGACCGGCTTTTTGGAAACAGTCAAGCGCCGATGCAGCTTCGACTACTGGTTTTTCGGGCACCACCATGATAACCGCACTATTGAGGGACGATTCATTCTGCAATGGGAGCAGATGGTGGAAATACAATGA
- a CDS encoding recombinase family protein — translation MPATATRKVTVIPADPIYAQKDIRKKALRVAPYCRVSTNSEEQLDSYQAQIEYYTERIAAQPEWTMVDMFADEGKTATSTKKRKDFLRMIKACEKGKVDLVITKSVSRFCRNTLDGLDYVRKLKRMGVGVFFEKENVNTLYMDNEMILTFMMSQAQAESESMSGNIRWGHRKNFKDGKVYYHYAGFLGYRKGEDDLPEIDPEEAEIVRRVFSRYLVGHSVAKIIADLEADGIKTVRGKEKWNDGVIRGMLKNEKYIGDALLQKTFIADLFTRQSKKNNGELPQYYVENCHPAIIDKLTFQRVQEEMARRSSLRKVSANAKTELAKYSGKYVLTELLSCGNCGSPYRRVTWTRPEGKKIVWRCINRLENGKKFCKDSPTLEEGRIHTAVVSAMNEMFSLKTMKSLLQDSILSALSGNSGETSIAAIDSRLSELRARQYELLQFAASVGANSTQYDEDLNEVSMEFSALVSKRSELEKNQQGIAQADQRAEQIAAELDKMDTGITCFDELTVRQLVGAIKVLGEDKLLIRFKDGTEIEQLM, via the coding sequence GCGCAGATTGAATACTACACGGAAAGAATCGCCGCCCAGCCCGAATGGACCATGGTGGATATGTTCGCGGACGAGGGCAAAACCGCCACCTCCACCAAAAAGCGCAAGGATTTCCTGCGGATGATCAAAGCCTGTGAAAAAGGTAAGGTGGATCTGGTCATCACCAAATCGGTATCCCGGTTCTGCCGGAATACGCTGGACGGCCTCGACTATGTCCGCAAGCTCAAGCGAATGGGCGTTGGGGTTTTCTTCGAAAAGGAGAATGTCAACACCCTCTATATGGACAATGAGATGATCCTCACCTTCATGATGAGCCAGGCGCAGGCCGAGAGTGAGTCCATGAGCGGCAATATCCGCTGGGGGCACCGCAAGAACTTCAAGGACGGCAAGGTCTACTACCACTATGCAGGCTTCCTTGGCTACCGCAAGGGCGAGGACGATCTGCCGGAAATTGACCCGGAGGAAGCGGAAATCGTCCGCAGGGTTTTCTCCCGGTATCTGGTCGGGCACAGCGTCGCTAAAATCATCGCTGACCTTGAGGCGGACGGCATCAAAACGGTGCGGGGCAAGGAAAAATGGAATGACGGCGTCATCCGCGGCATGCTTAAAAACGAGAAATACATCGGGGACGCCTTGCTACAAAAGACCTTCATCGCAGACCTCTTCACCCGCCAGTCCAAGAAAAACAACGGAGAGCTTCCCCAATATTATGTCGAGAACTGCCATCCCGCCATCATCGACAAGTTGACCTTTCAGCGGGTGCAGGAGGAAATGGCCCGCCGTTCCAGCCTGAGAAAGGTCAGCGCAAACGCTAAAACCGAGCTTGCCAAATACAGCGGCAAGTATGTGTTGACCGAGCTTTTATCCTGCGGGAACTGCGGAAGCCCCTACCGCCGTGTCACATGGACGAGGCCGGAGGGCAAGAAAATCGTCTGGCGGTGCATCAACCGGCTGGAGAACGGCAAAAAGTTCTGCAAGGATTCCCCTACGCTGGAAGAAGGCCGAATCCACACCGCCGTGGTCTCCGCCATGAACGAGATGTTCAGCCTGAAAACCATGAAATCTCTGCTGCAGGACAGCATCCTGTCCGCCCTTTCGGGGAACAGCGGAGAAACAAGCATCGCAGCCATCGACAGTAGACTGTCAGAGCTGCGGGCACGGCAATATGAGCTCCTCCAATTTGCCGCGTCTGTGGGCGCAAACTCCACCCAATACGATGAGGATTTAAACGAAGTCAGCATGGAATTTTCCGCACTGGTCTCAAAGCGCAGTGAGCTGGAAAAGAACCAGCAGGGCATCGCACAGGCAGACCAACGAGCCGAGCAGATCGCCGCCGAGCTGGACAAAATGGACACGGGAATCACCTGCTTTGACGAATTGACGGTGCGGCAGCTCGTCGGCGCCATCAAGGTGCTGGGTGAAGATAAACTGCTTATCCGTTTCAAGGATGGAACGGAAATCGAGCAGCTCATGTAA